One Pseudomonas abieticivorans genomic region harbors:
- a CDS encoding IlvD/Edd family dehydratase: MSDTPKRPLRSEQWFNDPDHADMTALYVERYMNYGMTREELQSGRPIIGIAQTGSDLTPCNRHHLELAQRVKAGIRDAGGIPMEFPVHPIAEQSRRPTAALDRNLAYLGLVEILHGYPLDGVVLTTGCDKTTPACLMAAATTDLPAIVLSGGPMLDGHHKGELIGSGTVLWHARNLLAAGEIDYEGFMEMTTAASPSVGHCNTMGTALSMNALAEALGMSLPGCASIPAPYRERGQMAYATGKRICELVRQDVRPSQIMTREAFENAIAVASALGASSNCPPHLIAIARHMGVELSLDDWQRIGEDVPLLVNCMPAGKYLGEGFHRAGGVPSVMHELQKAGRLHEHCATVSGQTIGDIVRTTQTSNAEVIYPFEAPLKHRAGFIVLSGNFFDSAIMKMSVVGDAFRKTYLSEPGAENSFEARAIVFEGPEDYHARINDPALDIDERCILVIRGVGTVGYPGSAEVVNMAPPAALIKQGIDSLPCLGDGRQSGTSASPSILNMSPEAAIGGGLALLQTNDRLVVDLNARKVNLLVDQAELDRRRALWQPNIPASQTPWQELYRQLVGQLSTGGCLEPATLHLRVIARSGEPRHSH, translated from the coding sequence ATGAGCGACACCCCCAAGCGCCCCCTGCGCAGCGAACAATGGTTCAACGACCCCGACCATGCCGACATGACCGCCCTGTACGTGGAGCGCTACATGAACTACGGCATGACCCGTGAAGAGCTGCAATCGGGCCGCCCGATCATCGGCATTGCGCAAACCGGCAGTGACCTCACGCCCTGCAACCGCCACCATCTGGAACTGGCCCAGCGGGTAAAGGCCGGCATCCGTGACGCTGGTGGCATTCCCATGGAATTCCCGGTGCACCCCATCGCCGAGCAGAGCCGCCGGCCGACCGCCGCACTGGACCGCAACCTGGCGTACCTGGGCCTGGTGGAGATCTTGCACGGCTACCCGCTGGACGGCGTGGTGCTCACCACCGGCTGCGACAAAACCACCCCGGCCTGCCTGATGGCCGCCGCCACCACGGACCTGCCAGCCATCGTACTGTCGGGCGGGCCGATGCTCGACGGCCATCACAAGGGCGAGTTGATCGGCTCCGGCACCGTGCTCTGGCATGCACGCAACCTGCTGGCCGCCGGGGAGATCGACTACGAAGGCTTCATGGAAATGACCACTGCCGCGTCCCCTTCTGTGGGCCACTGCAACACCATGGGCACGGCCCTGTCGATGAACGCCCTGGCCGAAGCCCTGGGCATGTCGCTGCCCGGCTGCGCGAGCATTCCGGCGCCGTACCGCGAGCGCGGGCAAATGGCCTATGCCACGGGCAAGCGCATCTGCGAACTGGTGCGCCAGGACGTGCGGCCATCGCAGATCATGACCCGCGAGGCGTTCGAAAATGCCATCGCCGTGGCCTCGGCACTGGGCGCCTCCAGCAACTGCCCGCCGCACCTGATCGCCATCGCCCGGCACATGGGCGTGGAGTTGAGCCTGGACGATTGGCAACGCATCGGCGAAGACGTGCCGCTGCTGGTCAACTGCATGCCCGCCGGCAAGTACCTGGGCGAAGGCTTCCACCGCGCCGGGGGCGTGCCGTCGGTGATGCACGAACTGCAGAAAGCCGGGCGCCTGCATGAACACTGCGCCACGGTCAGCGGCCAGACCATCGGTGACATCGTACGCACGACGCAAACCAGTAACGCCGAGGTGATTTACCCCTTCGAGGCGCCCCTCAAGCACCGCGCGGGTTTCATTGTGCTCAGCGGCAACTTCTTCGACAGCGCGATCATGAAAATGTCGGTAGTGGGCGACGCGTTTCGCAAGACCTACCTGTCCGAGCCAGGCGCTGAAAACAGCTTCGAGGCGCGCGCCATCGTGTTCGAAGGGCCAGAGGATTACCACGCGCGCATCAACGACCCGGCGCTGGACATCGACGAACGTTGCATCCTGGTGATCCGTGGCGTCGGCACGGTGGGCTACCCGGGCAGCGCCGAGGTGGTGAACATGGCCCCGCCCGCCGCACTGATCAAGCAAGGCATCGACTCACTGCCGTGCCTGGGCGACGGCCGCCAAAGCGGTACGTCGGCCAGCCCGTCGATCCTCAACATGTCGCCGGAAGCCGCCATCGGCGGTGGCCTGGCGTTGCTGCAAACCAATGACCGGCTGGTGGTGGACCTCAACGCACGCAAGGTCAACCTGCTGGTGGACCAAGCCGAACTGGATCGCCGCCGGGCGCTGTGGCAGCCGAACATCCCGGCCTCGCAAACCCCCTGGCAGGAGCTGTATCGGCAACTGGTGGGCCAGCTATCCACGGGGGGTTGCCTGGAACCGGCCACCTTGCACCTGCGGGTGATCGCGCGCAGTGGTGAGCCGCGGCATTCTCACTGA
- a CDS encoding fumarylacetoacetate hydrolase family protein — MPILLTPENTLPTDGLAGTLIGRAWVPGQVAGPSPIVLRADGVFDLSARFATLSELLESQAPLQAVRETPGTFIGSVDSLLRNTGTHADPALPSLLAPVDLQVIKAAGVTFAASMIERVIEEQAGGDAGKAQAVRAIVQGVIGDNLRAIVPGSEQAMRLKALLIEQGMWSQYLEVGIGPDAEIFTKAPVLAAVGSGSQIGIHPVSQWNNPEPEVVLAVNSRGHILGAALGNDVNLRDVEGRSALLLGKAKDNNASCAIGPFIRLFDEQFSLDDVRRCVVDLQVHGEDGYHLQGASSMDQISRDPQDLARQTLNANHQYPDGFVLFLGTLFAPTEDRDTVGGGFTHKLGDRVSISSPLLGSLHNQVTHSSQAWPWTFGVGALLRNLASRGLLAH, encoded by the coding sequence ATGCCGATACTGCTGACGCCCGAAAATACCTTGCCCACCGATGGCCTGGCCGGCACCTTGATCGGCCGTGCCTGGGTGCCCGGTCAAGTGGCCGGCCCCTCTCCCATCGTGCTGCGCGCCGACGGCGTGTTCGATCTTTCGGCACGCTTTGCAACCTTGAGCGAACTGCTCGAATCGCAGGCCCCATTGCAGGCCGTACGCGAAACACCCGGCACCTTCATCGGCAGCGTCGACAGCTTGCTGCGCAACACCGGCACCCATGCCGACCCCGCCCTGCCCTCGTTGCTGGCGCCCGTGGACTTGCAGGTAATCAAGGCCGCCGGCGTCACCTTTGCCGCCAGCATGATCGAGCGGGTGATCGAAGAACAGGCCGGGGGTGACGCTGGCAAGGCCCAGGCCGTGCGCGCCATCGTGCAGGGGGTGATTGGCGATAACTTGCGGGCCATCGTGCCCGGCTCCGAACAGGCCATGCGTCTGAAGGCGTTGTTGATCGAGCAGGGCATGTGGTCGCAATACCTGGAAGTGGGCATTGGCCCAGACGCCGAAATTTTCACCAAGGCGCCCGTGCTCGCCGCCGTCGGCAGCGGCAGCCAGATCGGTATTCACCCGGTGTCGCAATGGAACAACCCCGAGCCTGAAGTGGTGCTGGCGGTCAACAGCCGCGGGCACATCCTGGGTGCGGCGCTGGGCAATGACGTCAACCTGCGCGACGTCGAGGGGCGCAGTGCGCTGTTGCTGGGCAAGGCCAAGGACAACAACGCCTCCTGCGCGATCGGGCCGTTCATTCGCCTGTTCGACGAACAGTTCAGCCTGGACGACGTGCGCCGCTGCGTGGTCGACCTGCAAGTACACGGCGAAGACGGCTACCACCTGCAGGGTGCAAGCTCCATGGACCAGATCAGCCGCGACCCGCAAGACCTGGCCCGGCAGACGTTGAACGCCAACCACCAATATCCCGACGGCTTCGTGCTGTTCCTGGGTACGCTGTTCGCCCCCACCGAAGACCGCGACACCGTCGGGGGTGGCTTTACCCACAAGCTGGGTGACCGGGTAAGCATCAGCAGCCCGTTGCTCGGCAGCCTGCACAATCAGGTGACACACTCAAGCCAGGCTTGGCCCTGGACCTTTGGTGTCGGCGCCCTGTTGCGCAACCTGGCCTCACGCGGCTTGCTGGCACACTGA
- the vasI gene encoding type VI secretion system-associated protein VasI → MDNRMDGTVLIKSAGIWVLGSMVGWAVQAQVKPTQDCTSVVSALERLACFDQAAGTPAGVPLGSPSRSTVERPAQVAGWVQANEAQRLAEDSRFLLSRWPVSGDPLQPQLLISAPALGAVGLRPYLIISCRSGISSLQLLTAEPVAPNRMRLRIYKDDRPLAAAREWRVLDTGQVIDAGRGLPSIDLLRGMGGGQRLRLESDYPPLDGLVFDADGLGALIEKERQLCRW, encoded by the coding sequence ATGGACAACCGAATGGATGGAACTGTATTGATTAAAAGCGCCGGGATATGGGTGTTGGGTAGCATGGTGGGATGGGCCGTACAGGCCCAGGTTAAGCCCACGCAGGACTGCACCTCGGTGGTGTCGGCTTTGGAGCGTCTGGCCTGTTTCGACCAGGCTGCCGGTACACCTGCAGGGGTGCCGCTCGGCTCGCCCTCCCGTTCTACCGTCGAGCGCCCTGCGCAAGTGGCCGGCTGGGTACAGGCGAACGAGGCGCAGCGCCTGGCCGAGGACAGTCGATTTTTGCTGTCACGCTGGCCGGTCTCTGGCGATCCTCTTCAACCGCAATTGTTGATCTCTGCGCCTGCGTTAGGCGCTGTTGGCCTGCGACCTTACCTGATCATCAGTTGCCGGTCGGGTATCTCAAGTCTGCAACTGCTGACGGCCGAACCTGTGGCGCCCAACCGCATGCGCTTGCGGATTTACAAGGATGACCGGCCGCTGGCTGCCGCGCGCGAGTGGCGAGTACTTGATACCGGTCAGGTCATTGATGCCGGGCGCGGGTTGCCATCCATTGACTTGTTGCGTGGCATGGGAGGCGGACAGCGCTTGCGCCTGGAAAGTGATTACCCACCTCTGGACGGTTTGGTGTTCGACGCCGACGGGTTGGGCGCTTTAATTGAAAAGGAGCGCCAGCTATGTCGCTGGTAA
- the tssM gene encoding type VI secretion system membrane subunit TssM: MGNVWSYIKRWGLPILRQFNSAAPMLIGLAALFVLVGIWWLGPQWVWREHQPLAELPMRVAASIGVLLIPIVIWAWWTRRRYQQWHAERQYEAAVQADPCLPYVQAQERALNRSLASLLDNMEHRRSLYQLPWYLVLGEENAGKTSLINRSNQSFALSHVAKAGARAYHDEMLAYTVDWWIGHEAVLIDPPGEFISHSQVMPTTDSVATSGPVKHCADKEKPILPAGTHPRLWLHLLDWLSRKRSRRALNGVVLVVDLQALLTQRPEQRKALATVLRTRVYELTRQLGTRLPLYVVLSKLDLLEGFEEFFARLPRSTREALLGFTFSLEAVDDFDAWLAELSTRFNHFIERLNDQVLDSLSDLRTQDERDRMLALVGQLSGLRPALLGFLTEMLGSDRFTTPALVRGLYLSSVCQQGESSNAFVREAALPHGLAAPLPEAKPAGGTLVYFAQHLFQRIIYSEAGLAGDNVKVTQSKRRLLLAGSIVAALGGMLVVGGWQFYFGINRDKADSVLLKSREFSRHDIDRREDVTGRNLLASLDQIRDAVAVYGDYRHTWPLLSEMGLYQGRAIGPMVDAAYLNLLSKRFLPAIAGGAMNVIDTAPPGSSAQLAALRVYRMIEERQNRRPAMVKEWMAGQWQRAYPGQGQVQTDLMRHLDYALQYADADLPQYQGRVGEVQQQLRKTPLAQRVYARMKEQAQERLQAPLDLRNEVGPTFDIVFQPPTGEGVTNSHAALTLASLLTAKGMRDYFEANTAQVMELAMIDAWVLGERQNLDYSEEDRKVLTERVRTLYSADYVDSWRRALNALAVTDFRDLIHGVAVLEQVTGPAAPLRRLLESVRDNTVIYPPLSAAGVSLPEVEPNQMFSDEASRRQAANIRRAFSGLSDLLTDKGERPSYYDETQQAIVAVYDYAKAVQDQPDRGKAALNAVLKRFSLSGPDPIATLQRVATGLPEPLNQQVKHLADQTSQVLVLEALRELEKRWDSEIYSFYQQRLAGRYPFVGSSADASLDDFEAFFGPQGRLQQFQDQYLNVFIKDNLDALYSSQRGGYLVRTDVLTQLETAQRIRDTFFNQRGALSVQMSLEPLALSGNQRSSLLSSDGQLIPYSHGPSQNIGLIWPNVLGDASGSRLTLVNGAGNSVSLGYRGPWSLFRLLNRGQLNGRTATSVDLSFVAGDGMMRYRISAEKTNNPITQRSFEGFVLPRTLLQDRPKASVGENTQR; this comes from the coding sequence ATGGGGAATGTCTGGAGTTACATCAAACGTTGGGGGCTGCCGATACTGCGCCAATTCAACAGCGCAGCGCCCATGCTTATCGGGCTGGCAGCGCTGTTTGTGCTGGTCGGCATCTGGTGGTTGGGGCCGCAGTGGGTTTGGCGCGAGCATCAGCCACTGGCCGAGCTGCCGATGCGTGTGGCCGCCAGCATTGGGGTGCTGCTGATACCCATCGTCATTTGGGCTTGGTGGACCCGACGCCGTTATCAGCAATGGCATGCGGAGCGTCAATACGAGGCTGCGGTGCAGGCCGATCCCTGCCTGCCGTATGTCCAGGCGCAGGAACGGGCGTTGAACCGCAGCCTGGCCAGCCTGCTGGACAATATGGAACATCGTCGTTCGCTCTATCAACTGCCGTGGTACCTGGTGCTGGGAGAGGAGAATGCTGGCAAGACCAGCCTGATTAACCGTTCCAATCAAAGCTTCGCGCTTTCCCATGTAGCCAAGGCCGGGGCACGTGCTTATCACGACGAGATGTTGGCGTACACCGTGGACTGGTGGATCGGCCATGAAGCGGTATTGATTGACCCACCGGGGGAGTTCATCAGTCATTCGCAGGTGATGCCAACCACCGACTCCGTTGCGACGAGCGGGCCGGTGAAGCATTGCGCCGATAAAGAGAAACCGATTCTGCCGGCCGGGACCCATCCGCGGCTTTGGCTGCACCTGTTGGACTGGCTGAGCCGTAAACGCAGCCGGCGTGCCTTGAACGGCGTCGTGTTGGTAGTAGATCTTCAGGCCCTGCTTACGCAGCGTCCGGAACAGCGCAAGGCGCTGGCGACGGTGCTTCGCACGCGTGTCTATGAGTTGACCCGGCAACTGGGCACGCGTTTGCCGTTGTACGTGGTGTTGAGCAAGCTCGATCTGCTGGAAGGCTTCGAGGAGTTCTTTGCCCGTTTACCGCGCTCAACGCGTGAAGCGCTGTTGGGCTTTACCTTCAGCTTGGAGGCAGTGGACGACTTTGATGCGTGGCTAGCGGAGTTGAGCACGCGCTTTAACCACTTTATCGAACGGTTGAATGATCAGGTGCTAGACAGCCTGAGTGATCTACGTACGCAGGACGAACGGGATCGTATGCTGGCCCTGGTGGGGCAATTGTCGGGGTTGCGCCCAGCGTTGCTCGGTTTTCTCACCGAAATGCTGGGCAGTGATCGCTTCACGACCCCGGCTTTGGTGCGGGGGCTGTATTTGTCTTCGGTCTGCCAGCAAGGTGAATCGAGCAACGCGTTTGTCCGTGAAGCGGCATTGCCACACGGCCTGGCTGCACCACTGCCGGAGGCGAAGCCGGCCGGCGGTACCCTGGTCTATTTCGCCCAACATCTGTTCCAGCGCATTATTTATTCCGAAGCAGGTTTGGCGGGCGATAACGTCAAGGTGACGCAGAGCAAACGCCGATTACTGCTGGCGGGCTCCATCGTAGCGGCGCTGGGTGGAATGCTGGTGGTCGGCGGTTGGCAGTTTTACTTCGGTATCAACCGCGACAAGGCCGACAGCGTTCTGCTCAAAAGCCGTGAATTCAGTAGGCATGATATCGACAGGCGGGAGGATGTTACCGGGCGTAATCTGTTGGCATCGCTGGACCAGATCCGTGATGCGGTGGCGGTCTATGGCGATTACCGCCACACCTGGCCTTTGTTGTCCGAGATGGGGTTGTATCAGGGCCGGGCGATTGGCCCTATGGTGGATGCGGCCTATCTCAATTTGTTGTCCAAACGCTTTCTACCGGCGATTGCGGGTGGTGCGATGAATGTGATCGATACCGCGCCGCCAGGCAGTAGTGCCCAGTTAGCGGCGCTGCGTGTGTACCGGATGATCGAAGAGCGGCAAAACCGTCGACCGGCGATGGTCAAGGAATGGATGGCCGGCCAATGGCAGCGGGCCTATCCCGGCCAGGGCCAGGTGCAGACCGATCTGATGCGACACCTTGATTACGCATTGCAGTACGCCGACGCCGATCTTCCACAGTATCAGGGGCGAGTTGGCGAGGTGCAGCAGCAGTTGCGCAAAACCCCTCTGGCGCAACGTGTGTACGCACGTATGAAGGAGCAGGCTCAAGAGCGTTTACAGGCACCCTTGGATTTACGTAACGAGGTAGGGCCTACCTTCGATATTGTGTTCCAGCCGCCGACAGGCGAAGGCGTGACCAATAGCCACGCTGCGCTGACCCTGGCGTCCTTGCTTACAGCCAAAGGCATGCGGGACTATTTCGAGGCTAATACAGCACAGGTGATGGAGCTGGCTATGATCGACGCTTGGGTGCTGGGCGAGCGACAGAACCTTGACTACTCCGAGGAGGATCGCAAGGTACTGACCGAGCGTGTGCGTACGCTGTATAGCGCCGATTACGTGGACAGTTGGCGGCGCGCTCTGAACGCGTTGGCAGTCACTGACTTCCGTGACCTGATTCATGGCGTCGCGGTGCTGGAGCAGGTCACCGGCCCGGCCGCACCGCTACGGCGCTTATTGGAAAGCGTGCGTGACAACACGGTGATCTACCCGCCGCTCTCGGCGGCAGGTGTTTCGCTGCCTGAGGTTGAGCCCAACCAGATGTTTTCCGACGAGGCAAGCCGGCGCCAGGCGGCGAATATTCGACGTGCCTTTTCCGGGCTGTCGGATCTGCTCACGGACAAAGGCGAACGCCCTTCCTACTACGACGAGACCCAGCAAGCCATCGTGGCAGTCTACGATTACGCCAAGGCCGTGCAAGACCAGCCGGATCGGGGCAAGGCTGCGCTCAACGCCGTGCTCAAACGATTCTCGCTGAGCGGCCCGGATCCGATTGCAACCTTGCAGCGGGTCGCCACCGGCTTGCCCGAGCCTTTGAACCAACAGGTCAAGCACCTTGCGGATCAAACCTCACAGGTGCTAGTGCTTGAAGCCTTGCGCGAACTTGAAAAACGTTGGGATTCTGAGATTTACAGCTTCTATCAGCAGCGGCTGGCCGGGCGCTATCCATTCGTGGGCAGTTCGGCGGATGCTTCCCTGGACGATTTCGAGGCCTTCTTCGGGCCGCAAGGCCGGTTGCAGCAGTTCCAGGATCAGTATCTCAATGTGTTCATCAAAGATAACCTTGACGCCCTGTACTCCAGTCAACGCGGCGGCTACCTAGTGCGCACCGATGTACTCACGCAGTTGGAAACGGCCCAGCGTATCCGCGACACCTTCTTCAATCAGCGTGGTGCCCTCAGCGTGCAGATGTCTCTGGAGCCTCTGGCCCTGAGCGGCAATCAGCGCAGCAGCCTGCTGAGCAGCGACGGCCAGTTGATCCCTTATAGCCACGGCCCCAGTCAGAACATCGGCCTGATCTGGCCCAACGTTCTGGGTGATGCCAGTGGCAGTCGGTTGACCTTGGTCAACGGCGCGGGCAACAGCGTCAGCCTCGGCTATCGTGGGCCGTGGTCGCTGTTTCGCTTACTCAACCGGGGCCAGCTAAATGGGCGCACTGCCACCAGTGTTGACCTGAGCTTTGTCGCCGGCGACGGCATGATGCGATACCGTATCAGCGCTGAGAAAACCAACAATCCGATCACCCAGCGCAGTTTCGAGGGATTTGTCTTACCCCGAACTTTGCTTCAGGATCGGCCGAAGGCGAGTGTGGGAGAGAACACGCAGCGCTAA
- a CDS encoding dipeptidase, with amino-acid sequence MDFSLKHLAATTLMLASLSMFASQAQANVTPQQSAEILKTFSDASIKDFRDFLGRLGKSDLAKTDDLKPAISDFLGNKPLSADQQDQVNRLLGIYTRLKYGAAATQTLRELVAIPTFQVEGVAQHDNPEFIKIADKIKSLAQAFNLNYRNVDNRVYEITLPGAGDEVVGIHAHADVVPVTPENWVLKDGTQLDPFKVTLIGDRMYGRGTEDDKNGIVVALYAMKVIKEEKLPLARNFKLLVDTTEETSGDAIPYYFEHNPTPQYNLALDGGYPVVIAEKGYGTVMANFARRAGEGQGAEIISMTGGMATNQIPSASVATLVTDKPAELAAALQQLGSEFAQQQGGDFSVAAKVDGKNVKLTVTGVSAHSSEPQSGVNPVARMLVFINSLDGKVALKHNHITDAARYTADNWGLDYLGGKLAVGFSDTFMGPLTTSPTFVGMDDKTFKLAVNLRVPVGKSPDVLKKEIADKLSTWSAKNHIAVAFDYSIAEPMYRNPEGEWVKALLAVATENLGMEHKFGTSAGATSVHELPNGVQFGLARPEVKYTGHTDNEFKTVDQFLLDLQIVTEMMGRVGQLPKL; translated from the coding sequence ATGGATTTTTCACTTAAGCACCTGGCCGCGACAACCCTCATGCTGGCCAGCCTTTCTATGTTCGCCAGCCAAGCACAGGCCAACGTGACGCCGCAGCAGAGCGCCGAGATTCTGAAGACGTTCAGCGATGCATCGATCAAGGATTTCAGGGACTTCCTCGGGCGCCTGGGCAAGAGCGATTTGGCGAAAACCGACGACCTGAAGCCTGCAATCAGCGACTTTCTGGGCAACAAGCCCCTGTCCGCTGACCAGCAAGACCAGGTCAATCGCTTGTTGGGCATTTACACTCGCCTGAAGTACGGCGCCGCCGCCACCCAAACCCTGCGCGAACTGGTGGCCATCCCCACGTTCCAGGTAGAAGGCGTTGCCCAGCACGACAACCCCGAGTTCATCAAGATCGCCGACAAGATCAAAAGCCTCGCCCAGGCTTTCAACCTGAACTATCGCAACGTCGACAATCGCGTCTATGAAATCACCCTGCCAGGCGCTGGCGATGAGGTGGTAGGCATCCACGCCCACGCCGACGTGGTACCGGTTACCCCCGAAAACTGGGTACTGAAAGACGGCACCCAACTGGACCCGTTCAAAGTCACCCTGATCGGCGACCGCATGTACGGCCGTGGCACCGAGGACGACAAGAACGGCATCGTGGTGGCGCTGTACGCCATGAAAGTCATCAAGGAAGAAAAGCTGCCGCTGGCGCGCAACTTCAAGTTGCTGGTGGACACCACCGAAGAAACCAGCGGCGACGCCATCCCCTACTACTTCGAACACAACCCCACGCCCCAGTACAACCTGGCGCTGGACGGCGGCTACCCGGTAGTGATCGCGGAAAAAGGCTATGGCACCGTCATGGCCAACTTTGCCCGCCGCGCAGGCGAAGGCCAAGGCGCCGAAATCATCTCGATGACGGGCGGCATGGCCACCAACCAGATTCCTTCGGCGTCCGTGGCCACCCTGGTAACAGACAAGCCAGCAGAACTTGCGGCCGCTTTGCAGCAATTGGGCAGTGAGTTCGCCCAGCAACAGGGTGGCGACTTCAGCGTGGCGGCCAAGGTCGACGGCAAGAACGTCAAACTGACCGTTACCGGCGTGTCTGCCCACTCCTCCGAGCCGCAGTCTGGCGTTAACCCTGTGGCCAGGATGCTGGTGTTCATCAACAGCCTGGACGGTAAGGTTGCGCTCAAGCACAACCACATCACCGACGCGGCGCGATACACGGCCGACAACTGGGGCCTGGATTACCTGGGTGGCAAATTGGCGGTCGGCTTCAGCGACACGTTCATGGGGCCGCTGACCACCTCGCCGACCTTTGTGGGCATGGATGACAAGACGTTCAAACTCGCGGTGAACCTGCGCGTGCCGGTGGGCAAGTCACCTGACGTGCTCAAGAAAGAGATCGCCGACAAGCTGAGCACCTGGAGTGCGAAAAACCACATCGCCGTGGCCTTCGACTATTCGATCGCCGAGCCGATGTACCGCAACCCCGAGGGCGAATGGGTCAAGGCGCTACTGGCCGTGGCCACCGAGAACCTGGGCATGGAGCATAAGTTCGGCACCTCCGCCGGGGCCACCTCGGTGCACGAATTACCCAACGGCGTGCAGTTCGGCCTGGCCAGGCCTGAGGTCAAGTACACCGGCCACACCGACAACGAGTTCAAGACGGTCGACCAGTTTCTGCTGGACTTGCAGATCGTGACCGAAATGATGGGGCGGGTTGGGCAGTTGCCTAAGCTCTGA
- the tssA gene encoding type VI secretion system protein TssA has product MSLVIDVPPGVVALLLAPIDPQQPAGHFDVEDETYQAIDQEMVKLGGLHEARIDWPYIDEAARQYLVTQCKHFRIVAHLQTVWLRTQQWQRWADALSLLAGMVERYWDRAYPKPGPTGLLAKRKQVKALLQRLDEALPALDRRSFNPALQVLAEQALSRLQSSLSAAQLDQPTLDTLHLALGKYAGQAVAPTPDSADGGARSQGGSAFSPSFLSSHNAVPAGNEREQRRAVLNMAELVNQQDVYDPTGYQLRRFGLWAHLHAAPSVTCDRRTELMAVPRDIVVSYEDALVSNTIDPGLLLRIEKSVSAAPYWFRGSFLAASVAARLEMGEVAAGIRQACARFVRRVPALMELCFSDGTAFVDMPTKAWLTGSDGIESSGSPVQEYAGLRDELVTQLNQEGVEVVLLRLQELQAAYRAPRQRCYATVIAADLLEARGLGWLATDLYANVARVMQATQAAQWEPELYQKLARQPVEPTVAITAVKD; this is encoded by the coding sequence ATGTCGCTGGTAATAGATGTGCCACCAGGGGTCGTAGCCTTGTTGTTGGCACCAATCGATCCGCAACAGCCTGCCGGCCACTTTGATGTCGAGGACGAAACCTATCAGGCTATCGATCAGGAAATGGTCAAGCTCGGCGGCCTGCACGAGGCGCGTATCGACTGGCCGTACATCGACGAGGCGGCGCGACAGTACCTAGTGACACAGTGCAAACACTTTCGCATTGTTGCTCATTTGCAAACGGTGTGGCTGCGTACCCAGCAATGGCAGCGGTGGGCAGATGCGCTTAGCCTGCTGGCGGGGATGGTTGAGCGGTATTGGGACCGCGCCTATCCCAAGCCTGGACCGACGGGCTTGCTGGCCAAACGCAAGCAGGTCAAGGCGCTATTGCAGCGTTTGGATGAAGCCTTGCCCGCCCTGGATCGACGTAGTTTTAATCCAGCGCTTCAGGTGCTGGCAGAGCAAGCGTTGTCCCGCCTGCAAAGCAGCTTGTCGGCTGCACAATTGGATCAACCGACGCTGGATACACTGCATTTGGCGCTGGGTAAGTACGCTGGGCAGGCGGTAGCGCCAACCCCGGACAGTGCCGATGGGGGGGCTCGTTCGCAAGGGGGGAGCGCGTTCAGTCCGTCGTTTTTATCCAGTCACAACGCAGTGCCTGCGGGCAATGAGCGCGAGCAGCGCCGTGCCGTATTGAACATGGCCGAGTTGGTCAACCAGCAGGATGTATACGACCCGACTGGCTATCAGTTGCGGCGGTTTGGCCTGTGGGCGCATCTGCATGCGGCTCCCTCTGTGACCTGTGACCGGCGTACCGAGTTGATGGCGGTGCCGCGTGACATTGTCGTCAGCTATGAAGACGCGCTTGTGTCCAACACTATTGATCCGGGTTTGCTGCTGCGCATTGAAAAAAGCGTCAGCGCTGCGCCGTACTGGTTTCGTGGCAGCTTTCTGGCTGCCAGTGTCGCTGCCCGGTTGGAAATGGGTGAGGTGGCGGCGGGTATTCGCCAAGCTTGCGCTCGCTTTGTGCGACGGGTTCCTGCCCTGATGGAGTTGTGTTTCAGCGATGGCACTGCCTTCGTGGACATGCCCACAAAGGCGTGGTTAACCGGCAGCGACGGGATTGAAAGCAGCGGTAGCCCGGTACAGGAGTACGCCGGATTGCGCGACGAACTGGTGACTCAACTCAATCAGGAAGGCGTGGAAGTGGTGTTGTTGCGCTTGCAGGAACTGCAAGCGGCTTACCGTGCGCCACGCCAACGCTGTTACGCCACTGTCATCGCCGCTGATCTGTTGGAGGCCCGTGGGCTGGGCTGGCTGGCCACCGATCTGTACGCCAATGTTGCCCGGGTTATGCAAGCCACGCAGGCCGCGCAATGGGAGCCGGAGCTGTATCAGAAGCTGGCACGGCAACCCGTCGAGCCCACCGTCGCTATTACCGCTGTCAAGGATTAG
- a CDS encoding nuclear transport factor 2 family protein, translating to MHPNAAESLKHWHHMIAQGDLKALPQLLAPEVVFRSPMAHAPYPGVPVVSMILNTVSSVFEGFTYHRELWTADGLSVVLEFSATVAGKALKGIDLIRFDEHGKIVEFEVMVRPLSGLQALGDEMGRRLGAYLAASKS from the coding sequence ATGCACCCCAACGCCGCCGAATCCCTGAAACACTGGCACCACATGATCGCCCAAGGCGACCTCAAGGCCCTGCCACAATTGCTGGCCCCAGAGGTCGTGTTCCGCTCGCCCATGGCCCATGCGCCCTACCCCGGCGTACCCGTGGTGTCGATGATCCTCAACACGGTGTCCAGTGTGTTCGAAGGCTTCACCTATCACCGCGAACTGTGGACCGCGGACGGCCTGAGCGTGGTGCTGGAGTTCAGCGCCACGGTCGCCGGCAAGGCGCTCAAGGGCATCGACCTGATCCGCTTCGACGAACACGGCAAGATCGTCGAATTTGAAGTGATGGTGCGACCGTTGAGCGGCTTGCAGGCATTGGGCGATGAAATGGGACGGCGTTTGGGGGCCTACCTGGCGGCGAGTAAAAGCTGA